The proteins below come from a single Benincasa hispida cultivar B227 chromosome 4, ASM972705v1, whole genome shotgun sequence genomic window:
- the LOC120075912 gene encoding coiled-coil domain-containing protein 93 isoform X1 — MSEVSKSQGTSIERLIEENKCSQPVQVDPDNGVSMDILKEDMDELNQKKVSIVKDLQLLQDRVNKVDANVVQNLISCLKTLEDLGKQESEFLSTCNSKRSKLQDEIIELEGRLTGYHECSNFLDSLDDLIRESEEELNSVKKALTSSLRETLALKRLLDDVPTQTELIQYERRFSELYINIQDKLRQTRRFYATYNALLEIKDLMLKETSLLNSISSQFQDAIASSTSQTKLIDSMEGILKGIQLKLDKVHLSHQEEQQVCNALKEKYAVATAEQRRCYTLLKAFQEECAKNEKLRTQNFT, encoded by the exons ATGTCTGAGGTGAGCAAGAGTCAG GGTACTTCCATTGAGCGCTTGATTGAGGAAAACAAATGTTCACAACCCGTTCAGGTGGATCCCGACAATGGAGTTTCAATGGATATACTGAAGGAGGACATGGATGAACTG AACCAGAAGAAAGTTTCAATTGTGAAGGATTTGCAACTTTTACAAGATAGAGTCAATAAGGTGGATGCTAATGTGGTGCAAAATTTGATATCATGCTTAAAGACTTTGGAG GACCTTGGAAAGCAGGAATCTGAATTCCTATCTACTTGTAATTCAAAACGTAGTAAATTACAAGATGAGATTATCGAGCTGGAGGGAAGATTAACTGGATACCATGAATGCTCAAATTTCTTGGATAGCTTAGATGATTTGATTAGGGAATCTGAGGAGGAATTGAATTCAGTAAAGAAG GCACTCACATCGAGCTTAAGGGAAACACTAGCATTAAAGAGGCTTCTTGATGACGTGCCAACCCAAACTGAACTCATCCA GTACGAGCGCCGATTTTCAGAGCTATATATTAACATCCag GATAAACTTAGGCAAACACGCAGATTCTATGCAACCTACAATGCACTCTTGGAGATAAAGGATCTGATGTTAAAGGAGACATCCTTATTGAATTCCATAAGTTCACAG TTTCAAGATGCCATAGCCAGCTCCACGAGTCAAACTAAACTTATTGATTCCATGGAGGGAATTCTGAAAGGCATTCAACTG AAACTAGATAAGGTGCATCTCTCTCATCAAGAAGAGCAGCAGGTCTGCAATGCTTTGAAAGAGAAATATGCTGTAGCAACTGCAGAGCAAAGACGTTGCTATACACTCTTAAAAGCTTTCCAG gAGGAATGTGCGAAGAACGAGAAGCTTCGGACCCAAAATTTCACGTGA
- the LOC120075912 gene encoding coiled-coil domain-containing protein 93 isoform X5: MSEGTSIERLIEENKCSQPVQVDPDNGVSMDILKEDMDELDLGKQESEFLSTCNSKRSKLQDEIIELEGRLTGYHECSNFLDSLDDLIRESEEELNSVKKALTSSLRETLALKRLLDDVPTQTELIQYERRFSELYINIQDKLRQTRRFYATYNALLEIKDLMLKETSLLNSISSQFQDAIASSTSQTKLIDSMEGILKGIQLKLDKVHLSHQEEQQVCNALKEKYAVATAEQRRCYTLLKAFQEECAKNEKLRTQNFT; this comes from the exons ATGTCTGAG GGTACTTCCATTGAGCGCTTGATTGAGGAAAACAAATGTTCACAACCCGTTCAGGTGGATCCCGACAATGGAGTTTCAATGGATATACTGAAGGAGGACATGGATGAACTG GACCTTGGAAAGCAGGAATCTGAATTCCTATCTACTTGTAATTCAAAACGTAGTAAATTACAAGATGAGATTATCGAGCTGGAGGGAAGATTAACTGGATACCATGAATGCTCAAATTTCTTGGATAGCTTAGATGATTTGATTAGGGAATCTGAGGAGGAATTGAATTCAGTAAAGAAG GCACTCACATCGAGCTTAAGGGAAACACTAGCATTAAAGAGGCTTCTTGATGACGTGCCAACCCAAACTGAACTCATCCA GTACGAGCGCCGATTTTCAGAGCTATATATTAACATCCag GATAAACTTAGGCAAACACGCAGATTCTATGCAACCTACAATGCACTCTTGGAGATAAAGGATCTGATGTTAAAGGAGACATCCTTATTGAATTCCATAAGTTCACAG TTTCAAGATGCCATAGCCAGCTCCACGAGTCAAACTAAACTTATTGATTCCATGGAGGGAATTCTGAAAGGCATTCAACTG AAACTAGATAAGGTGCATCTCTCTCATCAAGAAGAGCAGCAGGTCTGCAATGCTTTGAAAGAGAAATATGCTGTAGCAACTGCAGAGCAAAGACGTTGCTATACACTCTTAAAAGCTTTCCAG gAGGAATGTGCGAAGAACGAGAAGCTTCGGACCCAAAATTTCACGTGA
- the LOC120075912 gene encoding coiled-coil domain-containing protein 93 isoform X4, translated as MSEVSKSQGTSIERLIEENKCSQPVQVDPDNGVSMDILKEDMDELDLGKQESEFLSTCNSKRSKLQDEIIELEGRLTGYHECSNFLDSLDDLIRESEEELNSVKKALTSSLRETLALKRLLDDVPTQTELIQYERRFSELYINIQDKLRQTRRFYATYNALLEIKDLMLKETSLLNSISSQFQDAIASSTSQTKLIDSMEGILKGIQLKLDKVHLSHQEEQQVCNALKEKYAVATAEQRRCYTLLKAFQEECAKNEKLRTQNFT; from the exons ATGTCTGAGGTGAGCAAGAGTCAG GGTACTTCCATTGAGCGCTTGATTGAGGAAAACAAATGTTCACAACCCGTTCAGGTGGATCCCGACAATGGAGTTTCAATGGATATACTGAAGGAGGACATGGATGAACTG GACCTTGGAAAGCAGGAATCTGAATTCCTATCTACTTGTAATTCAAAACGTAGTAAATTACAAGATGAGATTATCGAGCTGGAGGGAAGATTAACTGGATACCATGAATGCTCAAATTTCTTGGATAGCTTAGATGATTTGATTAGGGAATCTGAGGAGGAATTGAATTCAGTAAAGAAG GCACTCACATCGAGCTTAAGGGAAACACTAGCATTAAAGAGGCTTCTTGATGACGTGCCAACCCAAACTGAACTCATCCA GTACGAGCGCCGATTTTCAGAGCTATATATTAACATCCag GATAAACTTAGGCAAACACGCAGATTCTATGCAACCTACAATGCACTCTTGGAGATAAAGGATCTGATGTTAAAGGAGACATCCTTATTGAATTCCATAAGTTCACAG TTTCAAGATGCCATAGCCAGCTCCACGAGTCAAACTAAACTTATTGATTCCATGGAGGGAATTCTGAAAGGCATTCAACTG AAACTAGATAAGGTGCATCTCTCTCATCAAGAAGAGCAGCAGGTCTGCAATGCTTTGAAAGAGAAATATGCTGTAGCAACTGCAGAGCAAAGACGTTGCTATACACTCTTAAAAGCTTTCCAG gAGGAATGTGCGAAGAACGAGAAGCTTCGGACCCAAAATTTCACGTGA
- the LOC120075911 gene encoding gibberellin 3-beta-dioxygenase 1-like, whose translation MADHDQELPPPSQFVPLDFSSIQTVPESHLWPDSNELSLAVELDERVSLPIIDLLDNGASELLGRACEEWGMFQLINHGVPKTLIDEAEEETRRLFTLPARQKMKALQSPSSITGYGMAGISKYHPKLMWHEGFTVLGSPVDDAKKLWPNDYKRFCDVMEEYQNQMKGLGERLIRLIFKFLHISDKEMVKMLTSTCDSGGKPYMALRLNSYPPCPDPSRVVGLAAHTDTSLLTIIHQVRSDGLQVFNDGAGWVPLSPMSGTLIVNVGDILHILSNGRFPSILHRVTIQENKEHRYSLGYFYDPPAGLYISPYCKPLSESPQIPLYRCVNVQEYFTIKASNKGKGLSAIKI comes from the exons ATGGCAGATCATGATCAAGAGCTTCCTCCCCCAAGTCAATTTGTTCCTTTGGACTTCAGCTCAATTCAAACTGTTCCTGAATCTCACTTGTGGCCAGACTCCAATGAGTTATCGCTCGCGGTCGAGTTGGACGAAAGGGTTTCACTCCCGATAATTGACCTTCTCGACAATGGTGCGTCGGAGCTCCTAGGGAGGGCATGCGAGGAATGGGGAATGTTTCAATTGATTAACCATGGTGTCCCGAAAACACTAATCGACGAAGCGGAAGAGGAGACTCGACGCCTTTTCACTCTCCCAGCTAGACAGAAGATGAAGGCATTACAGTCCCCCAGCAGCATCACCGGTTACGGCATGGCCGGAATATCGAAGTATCATCCGAAATTGATGTGGCATGAAGGATTCACCGTGTTGGGTTCTCCAGTTGATGATGCTAAGAAGCTTTGGCCAAATGACTACAAACGGTTTTG tgaTGTAATGGAGGAGTATCAAAACCAAATGAAGGGTTTAGGAGAAAGGCTaattaggttaatcttcaagtTTCTTCATATCTCCGATAAAGAAATGGTGAAGATGTTGACTTCAACCTGCGACTCCGGCGGAAAACCCTACATGGCTCTCCGCCTGAACTCATATCCACCGTGCCCCGATCCAAGTCGAGTCGTCGGCCTCGCCGCCCACACTGACACCTCCCTCTTAACCATCATTCATCAGGTACGCAGTGATGGGCTCCAGGTCTTCAACGACGGAGCAGGTTGGGTTCCGTTGTCTCCGATGAGTGGTACTCTCATCGTCAACGTTGGCGATATCCTACATATTCTTTCAAATGGGCGGTTTCCGAGCATTCTTCACCGGGTGACGATACAAGAAAATAAGGAGCATAGATATTCATTGGGATATTTCTATGATCCACCAGCTGGTTTATACATTTCACCTTATTGTAAGCCATTGAGTGAATCTCCACAGATTCCTCTTTATAGATGTGTGAATGTGCAAGAATATTTCACCATCAAGGCCAGCAACAAGGGAAAAGGACTTTCTGCCATAAAAATATga
- the LOC120075912 gene encoding coiled-coil domain-containing protein 93 isoform X2, which translates to MSEGTSIERLIEENKCSQPVQVDPDNGVSMDILKEDMDELNQKKVSIVKDLQLLQDRVNKVDANVVQNLISCLKTLEDLGKQESEFLSTCNSKRSKLQDEIIELEGRLTGYHECSNFLDSLDDLIRESEEELNSVKKALTSSLRETLALKRLLDDVPTQTELIQYERRFSELYINIQDKLRQTRRFYATYNALLEIKDLMLKETSLLNSISSQFQDAIASSTSQTKLIDSMEGILKGIQLKLDKVHLSHQEEQQVCNALKEKYAVATAEQRRCYTLLKAFQEECAKNEKLRTQNFT; encoded by the exons ATGTCTGAG GGTACTTCCATTGAGCGCTTGATTGAGGAAAACAAATGTTCACAACCCGTTCAGGTGGATCCCGACAATGGAGTTTCAATGGATATACTGAAGGAGGACATGGATGAACTG AACCAGAAGAAAGTTTCAATTGTGAAGGATTTGCAACTTTTACAAGATAGAGTCAATAAGGTGGATGCTAATGTGGTGCAAAATTTGATATCATGCTTAAAGACTTTGGAG GACCTTGGAAAGCAGGAATCTGAATTCCTATCTACTTGTAATTCAAAACGTAGTAAATTACAAGATGAGATTATCGAGCTGGAGGGAAGATTAACTGGATACCATGAATGCTCAAATTTCTTGGATAGCTTAGATGATTTGATTAGGGAATCTGAGGAGGAATTGAATTCAGTAAAGAAG GCACTCACATCGAGCTTAAGGGAAACACTAGCATTAAAGAGGCTTCTTGATGACGTGCCAACCCAAACTGAACTCATCCA GTACGAGCGCCGATTTTCAGAGCTATATATTAACATCCag GATAAACTTAGGCAAACACGCAGATTCTATGCAACCTACAATGCACTCTTGGAGATAAAGGATCTGATGTTAAAGGAGACATCCTTATTGAATTCCATAAGTTCACAG TTTCAAGATGCCATAGCCAGCTCCACGAGTCAAACTAAACTTATTGATTCCATGGAGGGAATTCTGAAAGGCATTCAACTG AAACTAGATAAGGTGCATCTCTCTCATCAAGAAGAGCAGCAGGTCTGCAATGCTTTGAAAGAGAAATATGCTGTAGCAACTGCAGAGCAAAGACGTTGCTATACACTCTTAAAAGCTTTCCAG gAGGAATGTGCGAAGAACGAGAAGCTTCGGACCCAAAATTTCACGTGA
- the LOC120075912 gene encoding coiled-coil domain-containing protein 93 isoform X3, protein MNWKKFPLMNFSLIISGIKNQKKVSIVKDLQLLQDRVNKVDANVVQNLISCLKTLEDLGKQESEFLSTCNSKRSKLQDEIIELEGRLTGYHECSNFLDSLDDLIRESEEELNSVKKALTSSLRETLALKRLLDDVPTQTELIQYERRFSELYINIQDKLRQTRRFYATYNALLEIKDLMLKETSLLNSISSQFQDAIASSTSQTKLIDSMEGILKGIQLKLDKVHLSHQEEQQVCNALKEKYAVATAEQRRCYTLLKAFQEECAKNEKLRTQNFT, encoded by the exons ATGAACTG GAAAAAATTTCCCCTCATGAATTTCTCTCTCATCATTTCCGGTATTAAGAACCAGAAGAAAGTTTCAATTGTGAAGGATTTGCAACTTTTACAAGATAGAGTCAATAAGGTGGATGCTAATGTGGTGCAAAATTTGATATCATGCTTAAAGACTTTGGAG GACCTTGGAAAGCAGGAATCTGAATTCCTATCTACTTGTAATTCAAAACGTAGTAAATTACAAGATGAGATTATCGAGCTGGAGGGAAGATTAACTGGATACCATGAATGCTCAAATTTCTTGGATAGCTTAGATGATTTGATTAGGGAATCTGAGGAGGAATTGAATTCAGTAAAGAAG GCACTCACATCGAGCTTAAGGGAAACACTAGCATTAAAGAGGCTTCTTGATGACGTGCCAACCCAAACTGAACTCATCCA GTACGAGCGCCGATTTTCAGAGCTATATATTAACATCCag GATAAACTTAGGCAAACACGCAGATTCTATGCAACCTACAATGCACTCTTGGAGATAAAGGATCTGATGTTAAAGGAGACATCCTTATTGAATTCCATAAGTTCACAG TTTCAAGATGCCATAGCCAGCTCCACGAGTCAAACTAAACTTATTGATTCCATGGAGGGAATTCTGAAAGGCATTCAACTG AAACTAGATAAGGTGCATCTCTCTCATCAAGAAGAGCAGCAGGTCTGCAATGCTTTGAAAGAGAAATATGCTGTAGCAACTGCAGAGCAAAGACGTTGCTATACACTCTTAAAAGCTTTCCAG gAGGAATGTGCGAAGAACGAGAAGCTTCGGACCCAAAATTTCACGTGA